From the genome of Papaver somniferum cultivar HN1 chromosome 2, ASM357369v1, whole genome shotgun sequence, one region includes:
- the LOC113352503 gene encoding uncharacterized protein LOC113352503, producing the protein MADLDHTGSSSRNVPFWAQDVIKDIISRNIPDEEDGFETHTRDHDNVPKSKKEEIPRKASGEEELEYLGHIITAKGVAADPSKAYSMLSWPTPTSLKEMRGFPGLTGYYRKFVKGCGSICKLLDDLLKKNAFLWNEEAKDAFQELKETLCKNPVLALPDFSKPFILEADACARGVGVVLTQEGKPIAFFSKPLGPKSLGFSTYEKELLSMG; encoded by the exons ATGGCAGATCTAGACCACACGGGGTCAAGTTCAAGGAACGTACCATTctgggcacaagatgtaatcaaggatataaTATCTCGCAATATTCCTGATGAAGAGGATGGGTTCGAAACCCATACAAGGGATCATGATAATGTCCCTAAAAGTAAGAAGGAAGAAATTCCTCGAAAGGCATCTGGTGAGGAAG AACTGGAGTACCTAGGGCATATCATAACAGCCAAAGGAGTTGCAGCAGATCCCTCAAAAGCGTATAGCATGCTATCTTGGCCCACTCCCACTTCCTTAAAGGAGATGAGAGGGTTTCCAGGGCTGACTGGCTATTATAGGAAGTTTGTTAAGGGGTGTGGAAGCATTTGCAAGCTACTAGACGATCTCTTGAAGAAGAATGCCTTTTTATGGAATGAAGAAGCTAAAGATGCATTCCAAGAACTCAAGGAAACATTGTGCAAAAATCCAGTTCTTGCACTCCCTGACTTTTCAAAACCATTTATTCTAGAAGCTGATGCTTGTGCAAGGGGAGTTGGAGTTGTTCTTACGCAAGAGGGGAAACCTATAGCATTCTTCAGCAAGCCATTAGGACCTAAATCTCTTGGATTTTCCACCTATGAGAAGGAACTCTTGTCTATGGGATAA